Below is a genomic region from bacterium.
GGCCCGATGCGAACGGCTGTTTCGTCTGCGGGTCCGAAAATCCGATCGGCCTTCGGCTGGCGTTTCGCCTCGAGGGGGATGTCTGCCGCTCCGAGTTCACCCCCGGCCCCCATCACCAGGGCTATGACGGCGTGACCCACGGCGGCATTCTTTACAGCGCCCTCGATGACGTGATGGCCAACTGGCTCTTTCTCCAGGGGACGCGGGCCTACACCGCCCGCTGCGAGGTCCGCTACCGCGATCCGGTACCGGTGGGAACCCCGCTTCACCTCGAGGCGCGGATGCTCCGCAAAAAAGGCCGCTTCGTCATCCTCGAGGGAAAAGCCACCCGCGCCGAGGGCGGCGCCCCCGTGGCCGAGGCCGAAAGCACGTTTCTCGTAGTCGAGGAGGGAGGCCAGCCATGATTGTCGGTCTGCCCGCCGAGATCAAAAAGGACGAGTACCGCGTCGCCCTCGCGCCGGCGGCGGTCGAGGCCATCACCTCGGCCGGCCATAGCGTTCTGGTCGAAAAAGGGGCGGGCCTCGGGGCGGGCATCACGGATGATGAATTCAGACAGGTGGGTGCCCGCATCGTGCGGAGCGCCGATGCGCTCTGGCGCCGGGCGGAAATGATCGTCAAGGTGAAAGAGCCGCTCCGGCCCGAGTTCGCCCAGATGCGCGAGGGACAGCTCCTTTTCACCTTCTTGCATCTGGCGGCGGCCCGCCCGCTTGCCCGCGAGCTCATCCGGCGCAAGATCCGGGCGGTGGCCTTCGAGACCGTCCAGATGGCGGACGGGGCGCTGCCCCTCCTCCAGCCGATGAGCGAGATCGCGGGCCGGATGGCGGTGCAGGAAGGGGCCAAGTACCTCGAAAAGCCCATGGGCGGCCGGGGGATTCTTCTCGCCGGCGCCCCGGGGGTGGCCCGCGGCAACGTGGTGATCCTCGGCGCGGGCATGGTCGGGA
It encodes:
- a CDS encoding PaaI family thioesterase, which translates into the protein MAAERARPDANGCFVCGSENPIGLRLAFRLEGDVCRSEFTPGPHHQGYDGVTHGGILYSALDDVMANWLFLQGTRAYTARCEVRYRDPVPVGTPLHLEARMLRKKGRFVILEGKATRAEGGAPVAEAESTFLVVEEGGQP